One window of Methanobrevibacter sp. genomic DNA carries:
- the rpmC gene encoding 50S ribosomal protein L29, which translates to VDEIQDKLVELRAELSKNVSKSAAAGVNENPGKIRELKRTIARVLTILNEKQKEN; encoded by the coding sequence AAGTTGATGAGATTCAAGATAAATTAGTTGAACTCAGAGCTGAATTATCCAAAAACGTTTCTAAAAGTGCAGCTGCCGGGGTAAATGAAAACCCTGGGAAAATTAGAGAATTAAAAAGAACTATTGCTCGTGTTCTTACAATATTGAATGAAAAACAAAAGGAGAATTAA